A genomic region of Mitsuaria sp. 7 contains the following coding sequences:
- a CDS encoding FAD-binding oxidoreductase encodes MTTALIAALRAALGNAHVLLPAEHDLSGFERDWRKRYIGRALAVVRPADTAQVAAVVALAREHGVPLVPQGGNTGLVGGGVPDDSGTQLLLSLQRLNRVRHIDPSNLTMTVEAGCVLQNVQQAAREAGWLFPLSLAAEGSCTIGGNLATNAGGTQVLRYGNARELCLGLEVVTADGTVWDGLSGLRKDNTGYDLRDLFIGSEGTLGVITAATLKLHPLPRARMTALAACDTLGEAVALLDLARSRCGAALTGFEVMNALSLALVRKHFPQLPQPLGPRPWTVLLELSDSEGEDHARTQFEGLLEEALERGAIDDAAVAESLSQSQAMWHLRESIPLAQSEEGLNIKHDIALPVSRIPAFVERCDALLAERFPGSRLVDFGHLGDGNLHYNLQAPEGVAAADFLREHETEVNEVVYDQVAAHGGSISAEHGIGQLKREELAQRKSPVAMQLMRQIKQALDPRGLLNPGRVI; translated from the coding sequence GCGCGCGGCGCTGGGCAATGCGCATGTCCTGCTGCCTGCCGAGCACGACCTGTCCGGCTTCGAGCGCGACTGGCGCAAGCGCTACATCGGACGTGCACTGGCCGTGGTCCGGCCGGCCGATACGGCGCAGGTCGCCGCGGTGGTGGCGCTCGCTCGCGAGCACGGCGTGCCGCTGGTGCCGCAGGGTGGCAACACCGGGCTCGTCGGAGGCGGCGTTCCCGACGACTCGGGCACCCAGCTGCTGCTGAGCCTGCAGCGGTTGAACCGAGTCCGCCACATCGATCCTTCCAACCTGACGATGACCGTCGAAGCCGGCTGCGTGCTGCAGAACGTGCAGCAGGCGGCGCGCGAGGCGGGATGGCTGTTCCCGCTGAGCCTCGCGGCCGAAGGGAGCTGCACCATCGGCGGCAATCTGGCGACGAACGCCGGCGGCACGCAGGTGCTGCGCTACGGCAACGCCCGCGAACTCTGCCTCGGCCTGGAGGTGGTGACCGCGGACGGCACCGTCTGGGACGGGCTGTCCGGCCTGCGCAAGGACAACACCGGCTACGACCTGCGCGACCTGTTCATCGGCTCGGAGGGCACGCTGGGCGTGATCACCGCGGCGACGTTGAAGCTGCATCCGCTGCCGCGCGCGCGGATGACGGCGCTGGCCGCCTGCGACACGCTGGGCGAAGCGGTGGCGCTGCTGGACCTGGCGCGGTCGCGCTGCGGCGCCGCGCTGACCGGCTTCGAGGTCATGAACGCGCTGTCGCTGGCGCTGGTCCGCAAGCACTTCCCGCAGTTGCCGCAGCCGCTCGGCCCGCGGCCGTGGACGGTGCTGTTGGAGCTGTCGGACAGCGAGGGTGAGGACCACGCCCGCACGCAGTTCGAAGGCCTGCTCGAGGAAGCGCTGGAGCGCGGCGCGATCGACGACGCGGCGGTGGCGGAGAGCCTGTCGCAGAGCCAGGCGATGTGGCACCTGCGCGAGTCCATCCCGCTGGCGCAGAGCGAGGAAGGCCTGAACATCAAGCACGACATCGCGCTGCCGGTGTCGCGCATCCCGGCGTTCGTCGAACGCTGCGACGCGTTGCTGGCGGAGCGTTTCCCGGGCTCGCGGCTGGTGGACTTCGGCCATCTGGGCGACGGCAACCTGCACTACAACCTCCAGGCGCCGGAAGGCGTCGCCGCCGCGGACTTCCTTCGCGAGCACGAGACCGAAGTCAACGAGGTCGTCTACGACCAGGTGGCGGCGCACGGCGGGTCCATCTCCGCCGAGCACGGCATCGGGCAGCTCAAGCGCGAGGAACTCGCGCAG